Proteins from a genomic interval of Panthera tigris isolate Pti1 chromosome A2, P.tigris_Pti1_mat1.1, whole genome shotgun sequence:
- the CAV2 gene encoding caveolin-2: protein MGLETEKADVQLFMDDDSYSRHSGVDYADPDKFTDSGSDRDPHRLNSNLKVGFEDVIAEPVSTHSFDKVWICSHALFEISKYVIYKFLTLFLAIPLAFAAGILFATLSCLHIWIIMPFVKTCLMVLPSVQTIWKSITDVVIAPLCTSVGRSFSSISLQLSHD from the exons ATGGGGCTGGAGACCGAGAAAGCAGACGTCCAGCTCTTCATGGACGACGACTCCTACAGCCGCCACAGCGGCGTCGACTACGCTGACCCGGATAAGTTCACGGACTCGGGCTCCGACCGGGATCCCCACCGGCTCAACTCGAACCTCAAG GTGGGCTTCGAGGATGTGATTGCAGAGCCGGTGTCTACGCACTCCTTTGACAAAGTGTGGATCTGCAGCCATGCCCTCTTTGAAATCAGCAAATACGTGATATACAAGTTCCTGACATTGTTCCTGGCTATCCCCCTGGCCTTCGCTGCAGGAATTCTCTTTGCCACCCTCAGCTGTCTGCACATCTG GATTATAATGCCTTTTGTAAAGACCTGCCTAATGGTCCTACCTTCAGTGCAGACAATATGGAAGAGCATAACAGATGTTGTCATTGCCCCATTGTGCACAAGTGTAGGACGCAGCTTCTCTTCTATCAGCTTGCAACTAAGCCACGACTGA